Within Campylobacteraceae bacterium, the genomic segment AGAATTAAAATCAGATTTAAATTTTTTAAAAGATGGTATTGAAATAGTTGATACCCCAGGACTTGATGATCCAGTAATACAGCGAGAAGAAATAACAAAAGAATATTTAAGTACTTGTGATTTAATGCTTCATTTAATGAATGTAAGCCAAAGTGCAACGCTAAAAGATGTTGAATTTATAATTGATGCTTTGTTATACCAAAACGTTAGTAAACTATTAATTGTAATTACAAGAGCAGATACCGTTTCTAAAAAAGAGTTGGATGAAGTAATATCTTATACAAAAAAATCCATTAAAGCACAACTTAGCAAACAAAATAAAGATTCATCTTTAGATTATATTTTAAAAAGCATACAGTTTATTCCTATTTCTGGGAAAATGGCACTTTTACACAGAACAGGAAGAGCACAAGAAGCTAGAGATGCAGGTTATGAATTAGAACAAACAGGTATTTTAGAAATTGAAGAATACTTGCATGAAACCTTATTTGGAACAGGTTCATCAAAATCTGAACTAATAATAAGAAGTGTTAAAAATAAACTCTTAAAAACAATTGATAAAGAAATCAAATCTTTTAATTACGAACTTATCTTACTTGGAAAATCAAAAGAAGAATTACAGAATGATTTACATGATTTTAATAAAACGAAACTAAAAAATGAACTTGTATTTAAAAATATGAATTCTGATATTCTTGGATATAAAAATGATGCAAAAACATATATTCAAACTTTAGAAACTTTTTTAAGTAATGAACTTTTGGATCTGCAAAAAATAATAAAACAACGTGTATTCTCTGATGTAAAATATTCTTTTGAGAAAACAAAAAAACGTCCTTTGGGAGAGCGAATAAAAGTAATTATACAAACAGCAATCAAAGATGGAATCATAGATATTATTAGAGATTATAGATATAAGTTTATCAAAAAATCAGAAAGTATAGGCGAAGTTTGTGAACAGAAATATCAAGATTATGGTTTTTCAATGGGGCATAAAAATGACAATTTTAATGCAATGGGTTTTTTTCAGGATGATTTTAAAAGTGGTTTTTTAACCGCTTCAAATGAAGTCTTAATTACAAAAATTTTAAAAGAAGTGTTAAAAACAAAAGCAAGTAAACTCAATGAATTTGACAGAAATATTGAAGCCTATATTAAAGAAGAATTTGGCAGTATTGAAGAAAATATAAAAAATAAAGCGAAAGAAATTTCCCTTATTTTAATGGAGAATTTTTTTACTGCTTTAGTAGAACCTCTTAAAACATTTGAAGAACGCTTAAATAAAGATGTTCAAGCCTTAGAAAAATCTTTAAAAACCTTTGAGAATAATGAAATAAATAAAGATGAAGAAACAATACATATTCATAAAAGAATAAAAAAACTTGAAACAATCTCTAAAGGAATAAAAATATGAGTATCTTAAATTCTTTTGTGCTTGAATACAATGACAAATATATCCAAAAAGAAATTGTATATGAAGAGGGGCTATTAGGAGATATAAATAAAATCTCTGCTGCTTTATTAAACGATACTTTTTTACCATCCGTTCAATTAAAATCTATTTTAGATAAACAATTAAGACGGGCAAGATATCCCATGGAAGTCGCTATTACTGGGCAATTTTCTTCTGGTAAATCAACTTTTTTAAATGCGTTATTATCAAGAAATATATTACCAACGGGAATCACACCTGTAACATCAAAAGTGAATTTTATTAATTATGGAGAAGAATACAAACTAAAAATAACCTATTATTCAGGTGCACAAGAATATGCAAGTATTGATAAAATTGCTGAATTTACCGATCAAAGAGAAGATGAAATGAAAAACATCAAATATCTAACTCTTTATGCACCTATGGATATTTTAAAAGAAATCTCATTCGTAGATACTCCTGGACTTAATTCACAGTCACAAAGTGATACAGATACAACCAGGAAAGTATTAAGAGATGTGGGAGGTATTATTTGGTTAACCCTAATAGATAATGCAGGAAAAATGTCTGAGTCCCAAGTACTTGAAGAATACATGGAAAATTTTAAAAATAAATCTTTATGTGTCTTAAATCAAAAAGACAAATTCACCCAAGAACAAATTGAAACAACTACTGCTTATGTAGAAAAAAAGTTTTCTAAGTATTTTGCACAAGTCACACCAATATCGGCGAAAATGGCACTTGAATCAAGAGCTTCACAAAAAGAAATTCTTATTCAAGATGAATATGAAAAAATTGTTAAGAGTTTTAAAGACGAGTTGAAAAATCATGAAACACAAGATTTAGATTTTTTTGAAGAATCTTTCTCAAAATACCATGAAACAGTAGCTAAGATAGAAAATACAGATGCTTCTACTAACAATCAACAACTATTAGACTCTAATATTCAAGAAGTATTGGATTTCATAGAAAATACGATACGTCCACAAGCGCAAGAAGATAAAGAATTTGCTATCAAAA encodes:
- a CDS encoding dynamin family protein, whose product is MGLSNDYFLLYHGKNIEQTSTYETADYKNTEDFFDISALILSANRKDYEKFIQLDSFKTLLSLITRREIKSLDDLHQCQYCLLQSIQNDTQKEHIDKLHSAFEYLKNEKIINEANYNKLISLFDPEELGVCDEIDVSDDIIIEENLSFQDNKILIEDLITELNDVFSSKDLKNELTDSFTYLNNQKFSIGITGVMNAGKSTMLNALMGQEILGSAVVPETANLTIVKYGKPSAKVFYWNKKEWAKIEKSAQEIASIKDFINETHKIFGDKLHNIIKEESFCENVDIHNLAAYTSAEASGKKCNLVKYVELKSDLNFLKDGIEIVDTPGLDDPVIQREEITKEYLSTCDLMLHLMNVSQSATLKDVEFIIDALLYQNVSKLLIVITRADTVSKKELDEVISYTKKSIKAQLSKQNKDSSLDYILKSIQFIPISGKMALLHRTGRAQEARDAGYELEQTGILEIEEYLHETLFGTGSSKSELIIRSVKNKLLKTIDKEIKSFNYELILLGKSKEELQNDLHDFNKTKLKNELVFKNMNSDILGYKNDAKTYIQTLETFLSNELLDLQKIIKQRVFSDVKYSFEKTKKRPLGERIKVIIQTAIKDGIIDIIRDYRYKFIKKSESIGEVCEQKYQDYGFSMGHKNDNFNAMGFFQDDFKSGFLTASNEVLITKILKEVLKTKASKLNEFDRNIEAYIKEEFGSIEENIKNKAKEISLILMENFFTALVEPLKTFEERLNKDVQALEKSLKTFENNEINKDEETIHIHKRIKKLETISKGIKI
- a CDS encoding dynamin family protein, with the translated sequence MSILNSFVLEYNDKYIQKEIVYEEGLLGDINKISAALLNDTFLPSVQLKSILDKQLRRARYPMEVAITGQFSSGKSTFLNALLSRNILPTGITPVTSKVNFINYGEEYKLKITYYSGAQEYASIDKIAEFTDQREDEMKNIKYLTLYAPMDILKEISFVDTPGLNSQSQSDTDTTRKVLRDVGGIIWLTLIDNAGKMSESQVLEEYMENFKNKSLCVLNQKDKFTQEQIETTTAYVEKKFSKYFAQVTPISAKMALESRASQKEILIQDEYEKIVKSFKDELKNHETQDLDFFEESFSKYHETVAKIENTDASTNNQQLLDSNIQEVLDFIENTIRPQAQEDKEFAIKKDLKGICDILIKEYSTIIGVYDSLITILEDSDEILVAFDNIYKVYSKELFGIYNSLETIMEKISHETFKNIKTVKAHRYEEKTSFLSKDNFLKIEYDTYYIDSNNVYKNLFYDDQTIDKMFKKTIKELKKIEINTDEAYRNVYRILKHNVARWQEPYELIRKQREIASDLEFSMTRHFAAKVYENVLVNYHRAILENISALRKKFAYFNGALSYSYIQTTQATIAHFEQQIAESVILYEKEPTKFTVAHPREDEILTKLKANFAFEKIEDFLTSKRNYLYKIIKYSKEQYLEINEKSILFVKNKKENYIEKISALEKIRDDI